The nucleotide window tatttaaaagcacaaattacacagaaacattataacacaacaaaaaaaacaacacttatggggtgtaaagggccccgatattaaaatttgagataaaattctcaaagaacatgaaattaaaaaataagaagttatcaATACCttcttcttctacctgtctcgattatttattcgtttagcaccctcggggcgaccagaaccgccattaagcagtatattagtcgcgccaggatgccgtggcagttgactctgcatataaacaggctacaggagTGCATTGCGCCCACACATAGCCTCGCtacctcagtccacccttgagggtcccccatgccatcatcattattattattattattattattattattattataaatgaatgtgattaataaataaaacggtaATTATTACGGAAATATTGTAactgtaaatttttgaaatttcttcgtaattttagcataaaaatcagcgatccaatttttttatgaaatgcagtttgaataaaaattgtacactGTTTTTAACACTGATAGACTCGCAAAACTTTtgtcattcattttatattaaaattttttctacctcatataattatatcatactttaaaatattatcattactaGCACAGATTTCCTGATGAAATGAGTAAAAGAAAGTTTCAGAGCTCAAGTTCATAACTTTtatgctattaaaatttaatgctgttgtattttttatgtcaaaattaacttttagtacgtttttaagaaaatagagCATAAAGTCTGTAAAGTTTATAGCAAATTCCTTTACTCgtgtaaagtgtaaaaaagaaaatggaagatAGTGTTTAGATAATGATGTACTCGTAACGAAATTGTATTGcgataaacaaaaatgataaaaatttcagaGGGAATGTTGTGGCATCGAGGGTGGCAGCATTGCATCGCCCTCGGCTGATAACATGGCACTTCCCACTTTCTgccttattcttttcttttttgctttctCTTCTTCTCTCAGTTCTCTCTCAATTACTTCCTTTCTTAGTCTCTTTTTCATCATTTGACGACAAGAAAAGAACGAATTATTTTAAATCCAATGTATAAAAGGACTTGACAAATCCAGATGAACAATTCCGTCTGtacgtttttttatataatattcattttgagAATGGAAATTCTACTCTcgtttttaactgtaaatttttatatcttcctcGCTAAAAACACAATTGTAATTGCTTAAAttctttcacataaaaattatattacgacaactttaattagaatagtttaaaaagaccatatatttattaatttcaagaatctatttttaacttttatatgtaaaatttaatttaaattaaattttataaaaacttatccaCTTATGATAAATGATATTTCCATAAGGAAAAGGATttctaaagattaatttataaggTCAATTTTATAACGGAtctgttaaaatttgtaatcttatCTGTTCAATTCTactaaattcaataacaaatcGTGCTGATTGTTTACCGCGGGTGTAAGTTAAATCAGTTGCATTCCATTACGTTAACCCCAATGTGTAATGATGTAGATGTTACATCTATGAAACGAGGTAAGTGTTAGTACCTGATGTTTATAGCCCTTAGTCAGGATAAAAggataactatttatttatttttattattgttttattaactcATAGAGTAAAACGGTCGTGAATGAGTTACACTGTGaagataaagaattattaataaaagtaaactccTCAACAaatgttagtttatattttacaatttgttataaatttacttcCTCCgtacattatataaatgtataataacaattaaatacgtaattctgtttaattatacGAGTAGATGTACTTAGGCTGGTAATGAATTTTGAAGCAGGCGCACAGGATATTTTACtgatattgtcagttttgttttactaaaattttatgtacgacATACTCGCTCTATACGAACTGAAAACATACTAAATTtgcaatgaaaacattttaaaacaatttatcactttattacaggtttaaaatttataactttgaaaCATCTGACAACTTgtggattaaattaatttaatccaattttgtactttaaattaaattaaataagttaaatttttcgaaataactaataattaattttgttattcctacatacattcattttaagTATTAccaaattgtaaatttaagtatttcttttcaGTACGCGTATTCTACGCTGACGGGTAAAGTTATAAAGCAAGAATAATAAGTGAAAGgtcgcagattttttttttttacatgcatagattatttgttttgtatttatttctttttcaatatagATATTTAGAaatggaagtttttaaaattaagaacttGAATAATTTCGTTGATTTTCCTAAATATGCTACTGAACAAACCCCcggtttagatttaatttcaacAATCGATTCGATTTTAATACctggtgatataaaaataatcgcAACCGGCATTGCTATATCGCTGCCTAAAAAGTATGAAGCGCAAATAAGACCTAGATCGGGTATGGCGGTGAGCTATGGCGTTACAGTTGTGAATGCACCGGGCACGGGTGATGATGATTACCGCGGTGACAGTAAAGTCGGTCTTATTAATTTGGGCGATAAAGATTTTACAGAGCAGAGGGGGATGAGAATAGCACAAATGGTAATATCGAAATATAAACGCATATCGTGGACGGAAAGCGAAACATTAGATGAAATCGAACGTAATGGTAAGGGTTTTCGTTTGAATGGTCTAAGACAATAATCTGTTACTTAATTCGTATGAATGGCCTATGtacagataaatttatcatcaaggCTACGctgttagataatttattattaacaacgaatataatgtttatttatataaaacgatgaatatattttatttttttcgtttatgtaAATGTTGTTCAGTAACATATACAGactcattcacgggaaccggatgtttttgaagtgggttgtactaaggcgttcgtggtgggaggggcacgtggctggtgtctgacgtttcctttgttcatagcatttacattttagtcgttgagatggagccgtggacgctagaccaacgcatgtacgcgtatgacagttttttgcgaaatgacgaatccgtaactgctgttcagcgagatttccgccgtcagtttaatatccatcgtaatgcaagcgtcctcccttctcgtaacacaatattgcgaccgGTAAACAActttcgaacaagcggttcaatattgaagaaaaaaccaccgggtctccgacgaactgctagcactccggagaacatcgaacgagtaagggaagccattgtcagaagccaaCGCCACTcgattcagaggcattcagcagcgcttcaaatgagcacaattacggtaagacgaattctgcatacagacctgcatttccatccttacaagatagccgtcgtgcagcagttaaacgagcaagatttcacgcagcgattacaattttgtcgacaaatgcttaccgtttttgaagaaaattaaaatttgttattgttaatgaatgacgaagcccatttctatctgaatggcttcgttaacaaacaaaattgccgatattgggcagaaagaaacccacatcagcttcacgagagaccacttcataacccaaaggtgactgtctgatGTGCAATAGGAaagtcggtgttattggaccatatttttttgaagaaaatgacgctgccgtaactgtaacagctgatcgttacattgcgatgttgaatacctttttcatccctgagttacgaaaccggggaatcgattttcaaaatgtgttattccagcaggatggagctacagcgcacacagcgagggcaacgatggctcttctccgtaacttgtttccgggacggatcgtttccagattcggcgacattccttggccccctcggtcccctgacttgagtagttgtgattttttttctatgggggttctgaaatcgcgtgtgtacatcaataaaccgcgtacattagAGGatctaaagatcgcaattcgtcatcacgtcacccagattgatgtagacatgctgcaaagaattgaggccagttaccgtgaaagcctacaacaatgtattgcccataatggacatcacttgccggacataatttttcacgagtaagtaacaaattctttgatttaccaagtgtttcagtaccaataaaacttttttaaagtaaatattcaattttttatgattattttaaaaacatccggttcccgtgaatgaccctgtacaataaagaatcattaaTGAGAAAATGGTGTTTGCGAAAGGtgcgaaatatgtgaattttgcctATAAAAGGCtgcataatatgtaaatttttctctaGAATAAAGTGGGCGTGGCTTAAGTCACGTGATCAGAATGCTGCTCTCTGATTGGCTGTTGTACAAGAACAAACAATCTATAACTACTGTGTTTATGTTTTACCTTCTTTTTCCCTTATATCTTCTTTTTATAtcttcatatatttcattttgtcctgaaaaatgtaagtattttttttaaataacaaattatctcACCATCATTAACAGTCACATGGTTTCCTTTTTCCTTCTTGttcataatacaaattttatttctatattagttGATTTCTTGTTGTAGTTAagtcaaattttgtttgaaaatctaGTGTTTAACTAACGGTTAAACACTAATAATTGATAATGATAATTGACCTGAATACTGTATTTTTACAATCTACGGGCTACAGTTttagtatatttgttttaaagtttgtaaGGAAATATTCCTGTTGAGTGTGTTCGTGTAGGAAGTAATTCACACATACACGTCTATGTTTTTCTGATGCTTAAGTTAAAAACCAAGAGAATGAACCGTTAGGATTACTCAATTTTCCTGATCACTACCGCCAGCAATTTGTTTGATCCATTGTCCcaaaattagggtaaaaaatgATCGATTGACTGACTATGCACTCAAAACTtgcattatctaaaaaaaatatacaaaaaaaagaacataaaataatgaatgtttattaattttctataagatGTTGATCGCAATTTCTATtaggtaaaaaattactttcatctgAATATTACCTTTTATCTGTCCTTAGTGTTAAATTCGTAATTtcctgtcaatccatcaagtacatccctcccattaaaattgtaactattttgtgattgtcattgtagaagttacattacgttattaatgtttaattttaattatattacgacaattttattatattacattgcaatacgataacgataataattaatagcgtaatgattacatatttgaataaatgcaacacaaaaaaatatactatttttcttttgctttttaccactctgaatgggaagttttctaaataaaataagtgagaatcgattgctttcttgtgctgtgagtagatgtaaaaaatgtaaagttggatggaagcatttttttttgatcggccaactttacttttttgacatccactcactgcacagtcaatcaaaaattaaccaatcaattctcactttttttcggaagctgttagttcgtggaactcagccgtaacgcaaattttcgtaaatagatctaatcttcacattttccgtcgactggaaatatggtagaaatatagctgcagggggtccaccggaaccagcaaaattttgaaagtggtctatgagaaaaataagtttgggaacctctggcgTAGAGTTATCGTTAAACTAAAAACATGCtcgtgataaaaaataaaagtaaaattttcttgatCAAAATATTCtcagtgaataataaatattttttttatttattctctttataaaatttacataaaaatgtaaaattataatttataatacaacgatattaataatatatttaaatataatatagtattcaTGAATTATTTTTGAACTATTGGGGCTTaggtgaaatattataaaataatgagcgAGTTTTTAGCTGTcatgtaaacaattaattatctGGGCATTTAGTTAACATATTATAGTTGATGATTAATCAACGGATGCACTTCATCTGAAACTTACATTGTTGGTTACTgttcaattaaaaattcattttatacgCTAAAATTGTAATTACAGTTTTTTCATATGACTCtactaaaatatattctttattttagtcGTTGAATTCGGTAGTaggttataaaatgaaatttaataaagtttgttttttttgctgtatttttttttaatgaatttgcttCTCTGCAGCACAAGCTATTAGAACGTATAAAATAGggggaaaatatttcaaaatattgtagcATTTCTTTC belongs to Lycorma delicatula isolate Av1 chromosome 1, ASM4794821v1, whole genome shotgun sequence and includes:
- the LOC142318002 gene encoding deoxyuridine 5'-triphosphate nucleotidohydrolase-like → MEVFKIKNLNNFVDFPKYATEQTPGLDLISTIDSILIPGDIKIIATGIAISLPKKYEAQIRPRSGMAVSYGVTVVNAPGTGDDDYRGDSKVGLINLGDKDFTEQRGMRIAQMVISKYKRISWTESETLDEIERNGKGFRLNGLRQ